From Methanosarcina lacustris Z-7289, one genomic window encodes:
- the asd gene encoding aspartate-semialdehyde dehydrogenase yields MVAVKAGILGATGAVGQRFVEALANHPWFEITALAASERSAGKTYREAAGWRLDTAMPESVENIEVVPVDPKAVDADVVFSALPADLAFTVEPEFAKAGFAVASNASSYRMEKDIPLVIPEVNPEHLGLIEVQQDARGWDGYIITNPNCSTIVMTVTLKPLMKFGLETVQVATMQAISGAGFSGVPAMAIYDNVIPYIGSEETKMETETLKLLGEFNGSEIVPADMKVSASCHRVPVIDGHTEAIWAGMRDKPAPEEVREAFLKFDPKLGELPSEPRKAIIVRDEVDRPQPRLDRNMGKGMSVSVGRIREGIRYIAMGHNTIRGAAGASVLNAELLHSIGKL; encoded by the coding sequence ATGGTAGCAGTTAAAGCGGGTATTTTAGGCGCCACAGGCGCTGTCGGGCAGAGATTTGTAGAAGCACTTGCAAACCATCCCTGGTTTGAGATTACAGCCCTCGCAGCATCCGAAAGGAGCGCCGGCAAAACGTATAGAGAAGCGGCAGGCTGGAGGCTGGATACAGCCATGCCGGAAAGTGTTGAAAACATAGAGGTTGTTCCTGTAGATCCAAAAGCCGTTGATGCAGATGTGGTCTTTTCGGCTCTTCCTGCAGACCTTGCCTTTACAGTGGAACCCGAGTTTGCAAAAGCTGGGTTTGCAGTTGCAAGCAATGCATCATCCTACAGGATGGAAAAGGATATTCCTCTTGTAATTCCGGAAGTAAACCCCGAACACCTGGGACTCATAGAGGTCCAGCAGGACGCAAGGGGCTGGGACGGATACATTATTACAAACCCAAACTGCTCCACAATTGTGATGACAGTTACCTTAAAGCCCCTCATGAAGTTCGGGCTCGAAACCGTACAGGTTGCAACAATGCAGGCGATTTCCGGAGCAGGTTTTTCCGGAGTTCCAGCCATGGCAATCTATGATAACGTAATCCCCTATATAGGGAGCGAGGAGACGAAAATGGAGACTGAAACCTTAAAGCTCCTTGGGGAATTTAACGGCTCCGAAATTGTACCTGCGGATATGAAGGTCAGTGCTTCCTGTCACAGAGTCCCTGTAATCGATGGGCACACGGAAGCCATCTGGGCAGGTATGAGGGATAAACCCGCCCCTGAAGAAGTAAGGGAAGCTTTCCTCAAATTCGACCCGAAACTTGGAGAACTCCCATCAGAGCCGCGTAAAGCCATTATAGTTCGAGACGAAGTCGACAGACCTCAGCCGCGCCTTGACCGCAATATGGGAAAAGGCATGAGTGTTTCTGTGGGCAGAATCAGAGAAGGAATCCGCTATATCGCAATGGGGCACAATACAATCCGCGGAGCTGCAGGTGCAAGTGTCCTTAATGCAGAGCTCCTGCACTCGATAGGCAAGCTCTGA
- the larC gene encoding nickel pincer cofactor biosynthesis protein LarC gives MKTLVFNPFSGAAGDMILACALDLGADRKEVKELVEASAPVSMDIREVMKKGIRALDVRINVPEKEHARTYPEIVDLVKAAKLSHKVEASALNIFLKMAEAEAAVHGQPDLEKLHFHEVGQNDALADVIGSSAAIHSLNCSSVYCTPINVGSGTIECAHGTLPVPAPATLEILRRGKLYFRGGNVNKELLTPTGAAILSHFAKPVEAFPQGRAIAVGYGAGDAELPGPNVLQGVLLEPDAHLIQDIIEVLETNADDVSGEVLGNLFEELLSMGARDVAIIPATMKKGRPAHIIKVIAKPEDSAKLARKIIIETGSLGVRVMPARHRLMAARNIERIKVELEGQEFETAVKIARDSEGVLLNISAEFEDCKMIAKLSGVPVREVMRRAEEVARKLFS, from the coding sequence ATGAAAACACTGGTCTTTAATCCCTTTTCAGGGGCAGCCGGAGATATGATTCTGGCATGTGCTCTCGACCTCGGAGCTGACAGGAAAGAAGTAAAGGAATTGGTTGAAGCTTCGGCGCCCGTATCCATGGATATAAGGGAAGTGATGAAAAAGGGGATAAGGGCTCTGGATGTTCGCATAAACGTGCCTGAAAAAGAGCACGCTCGAACATACCCTGAAATAGTGGATCTCGTAAAGGCTGCAAAACTGTCTCATAAGGTGGAAGCAAGTGCTCTTAACATCTTTTTGAAAATGGCCGAAGCCGAAGCCGCAGTCCATGGGCAACCTGATCTTGAAAAACTCCATTTTCATGAGGTGGGGCAGAACGATGCCCTAGCCGATGTCATAGGCTCTTCTGCAGCCATCCATTCCCTTAACTGTTCCTCGGTTTACTGCACCCCGATAAATGTGGGCAGTGGAACAATAGAATGTGCCCATGGGACCCTTCCTGTACCGGCTCCTGCAACCCTTGAGATTCTCAGAAGGGGAAAACTCTATTTCAGGGGAGGAAATGTGAATAAGGAACTGCTGACCCCTACAGGGGCTGCTATTCTCTCACATTTTGCAAAGCCTGTTGAGGCTTTTCCTCAGGGCAGGGCAATTGCTGTTGGATATGGGGCAGGGGATGCCGAGCTTCCGGGACCCAATGTGCTTCAGGGAGTGCTTCTTGAACCTGATGCCCACCTGATTCAGGATATAATTGAGGTTCTTGAAACCAATGCCGACGATGTAAGCGGAGAAGTCCTGGGCAACCTTTTTGAGGAACTGCTCTCGATGGGAGCCAGGGATGTTGCAATCATACCTGCAACCATGAAAAAAGGAAGACCTGCCCATATTATCAAGGTCATTGCAAAGCCCGAAGACAGCGCAAAACTCGCCCGGAAGATAATTATTGAAACAGGGTCTCTTGGAGTCAGGGTTATGCCTGCGCGGCACAGGTTAATGGCTGCCCGGAACATCGAAAGGATAAAAGTAGAACTCGAGGGTCAGGAGTTTGAAACCGCGGTCAAGATTGCCAGGGACTCGGAAGGGGTTCTGCTCAATATCTCTGCGGAGTTTGAGGACTGCAAAATGATTGCAAAATTAAGTGGAGTTCCTGTAAGAGAGGTCATGCGCAGGGCAGAAGAGGTTGCAAGAAAACTCTTTTCCTGA
- a CDS encoding DUF2341 domain-containing protein yields the protein MKKRLITCGIISIFFLVLITGFTVATANDLLAPSTINDTDAYSQEIVITENSGTNLMGYQVPINLDSSNFNFSKAKTDGSDLRFFSGGQTLNYWIENWDSKAEEALIWVRVPSLPANRSITLLMKCGNPADKAVSNGGKTFEFFEGFEGDKLQGFVWNAESAGGGLVEVKNGICKVSAPKVHAYDSSLIYSKKSFDINSMFVVKRMKVTTGTDGRGPLLRQGFIDQINSRKNEIKHETEFANESRVGWETSYRKERFKSFDRTDVGVPEGEWYTSGIAWYEENDTRKVAWYKNGVRDTRMNYASNDYVTDIPMHVYLYAASYSDASKNTGYMAVDYAFVRKFVESEPTVRFASDQIKTETSAENSLTGSDSIPESVTPTETETPVPEVLVTEETSGTPVQIQENQSGNETQAPEILFPRYSVNVSGVKLSSPYRFDFPVLTKDLESSRIDTIFLSMNGGDVWQYERFVKMAHEDGLSVHAVLFEELNCTEEGAVNTSQAYLGSILDYNEKSLAPFDGINIYIKTSNDSDSKKGCMDYLDLFKAAREKAGKQISISASIPPGYDASNVEKIAPLVDFFVVRAYDREKESLISESDIVDAVAPEMGEIRGVNSKGIIEISVDEGFEDKYSIQNLFATLAEYYAGDSAFTGVSISNYDTYKDLPVKTEPKEQKSILPGFETLSVLLAGLGAFAFLKEKKK from the coding sequence ATGAAAAAGAGACTAATCACATGTGGGATTATTTCTATTTTTTTCCTGGTTTTGATCACAGGTTTTACGGTAGCTACAGCGAATGACCTGTTGGCTCCATCTACAATTAATGATACGGACGCCTATTCCCAGGAGATTGTAATTACTGAAAATTCCGGAACAAATCTAATGGGATATCAGGTCCCTATAAACCTGGATTCTTCTAACTTTAATTTTTCAAAGGCAAAAACAGATGGTTCTGACCTTCGTTTCTTTTCCGGAGGGCAAACACTTAATTACTGGATTGAAAACTGGGACTCAAAAGCTGAAGAAGCTCTTATCTGGGTCAGAGTTCCCTCATTACCTGCGAACAGGAGCATCACGCTTCTTATGAAGTGCGGAAACCCCGCAGATAAGGCAGTGAGCAACGGAGGTAAAACCTTCGAATTTTTCGAGGGTTTTGAGGGGGATAAGCTCCAGGGGTTTGTATGGAACGCTGAAAGTGCAGGTGGGGGTCTGGTTGAAGTCAAAAATGGCATATGTAAAGTATCAGCTCCCAAAGTCCATGCTTATGATTCTTCCCTGATCTACAGCAAAAAGAGTTTTGACATCAATTCCATGTTCGTGGTCAAAAGAATGAAAGTTACCACAGGAACCGATGGGAGAGGTCCTCTGCTGAGACAGGGTTTCATAGATCAGATAAACAGCAGGAAAAACGAGATTAAGCACGAGACCGAATTTGCCAACGAGAGCCGTGTGGGCTGGGAGACGTCTTACAGGAAAGAGAGGTTTAAATCTTTTGATAGGACCGATGTCGGCGTTCCTGAAGGGGAATGGTATACATCGGGAATCGCCTGGTACGAAGAAAACGATACCCGTAAGGTAGCCTGGTATAAGAACGGAGTTCGGGATACAAGGATGAACTACGCTTCAAATGATTATGTTACAGACATTCCGATGCATGTTTATCTTTATGCCGCTTCCTACTCTGATGCTTCAAAGAACACGGGCTATATGGCTGTAGACTACGCTTTTGTCCGTAAATTTGTAGAATCCGAGCCAACTGTAAGGTTCGCTTCGGATCAGATAAAAACAGAAACCTCCGCCGAAAATTCCCTTACCGGATCTGATTCTATTCCCGAATCTGTAACCCCCACTGAGACTGAAACTCCTGTCCCTGAGGTTTTAGTTACTGAAGAAACTTCTGGAACACCGGTACAGATACAGGAAAACCAGAGTGGAAATGAGACTCAAGCCCCAGAAATCCTGTTCCCCAGGTACAGTGTCAATGTTTCAGGAGTTAAGCTCTCTTCTCCATACAGGTTCGATTTCCCTGTACTTACAAAAGATCTTGAATCCTCAAGAATCGATACCATCTTCCTGAGTATGAATGGTGGAGATGTCTGGCAGTATGAGCGTTTTGTAAAAATGGCTCATGAGGACGGATTGAGCGTGCATGCAGTTCTTTTTGAGGAACTCAACTGCACAGAAGAAGGAGCTGTTAACACCTCCCAGGCTTATTTGGGTTCCATTCTCGACTATAACGAAAAGTCACTTGCACCTTTTGATGGAATCAACATCTACATAAAAACGTCTAATGATTCGGATTCCAAAAAAGGTTGTATGGATTATTTAGACCTTTTTAAGGCTGCCAGGGAGAAAGCCGGAAAACAAATATCCATTTCAGCAAGTATTCCTCCAGGTTACGATGCATCAAACGTTGAAAAAATTGCTCCTCTGGTAGACTTCTTTGTTGTCAGAGCTTATGACCGTGAGAAGGAAAGCCTTATCTCCGAATCGGATATTGTTGATGCGGTTGCACCCGAAATGGGTGAAATAAGAGGTGTGAACTCAAAAGGAATAATTGAAATTTCCGTAGACGAAGGCTTTGAAGATAAGTATTCGATACAGAACCTTTTTGCTACCCTGGCGGAATATTACGCCGGAGATTCCGCTTTTACGGGAGTTTCAATTTCCAATTATGATACCTACAAAGACCTGCCTGTGAAGACTGAGCCCAAAGAACAGAAGTCAATACTACCAGGGTTTGAAACGCTCTCTGTATTACTTGCAGGGCTTGGAGCATTTGCTTTTCTTAAAGAGAAGAAAAAGTGA
- a CDS encoding radical SAM protein, with the protein MQGTQITPELKAFLISIGSVSVDPSLIPRARGSTAGPGAGTSSVFFRVGKKRVRLSVSKNSPLSIEAAGEDGTVALLHEGKELIRGKLEPAPAHCPEQAFITLCEKCIFDCKYCPVPKLQGHVKSEAEVLNIVDEVMRAGTLKAISLTSGVETSIEGEVERVLKLLPALKMYNVPIGVSVYPTESCSRKFYDAGVAEVKYNVETMDIEIFQKVCGDLSLYYILDRLKEAVEIFGKNRVFSNFIIGLGESDTAVREGVETLAKIGVIPVLRPVNPHPLRVGDCFTERPSPERLLKLAKMEAEVLKKYGLDPGLATTMCLKCTGCDLVPFVDF; encoded by the coding sequence ATGCAAGGCACGCAAATTACGCCAGAATTAAAAGCTTTTCTTATCTCAATAGGTTCCGTTTCTGTGGACCCTTCGCTTATTCCCAGGGCGCGAGGTTCTACTGCAGGCCCAGGGGCAGGTACCAGCTCCGTCTTTTTCAGGGTAGGGAAAAAGCGAGTCAGGCTTAGCGTCAGTAAGAACTCTCCTCTTTCCATTGAAGCCGCAGGAGAGGACGGAACAGTCGCGCTTTTACATGAAGGAAAAGAACTGATCAGAGGAAAACTTGAGCCTGCCCCTGCTCACTGCCCTGAGCAGGCTTTCATTACTCTCTGTGAGAAGTGCATCTTTGACTGCAAGTACTGTCCTGTGCCCAAACTTCAGGGACATGTCAAGAGTGAAGCGGAAGTCCTGAATATCGTTGACGAGGTCATGAGGGCAGGGACTCTCAAAGCCATTTCACTTACTTCAGGAGTCGAAACTTCAATAGAAGGGGAAGTTGAGCGCGTGCTTAAACTGCTGCCTGCCCTCAAAATGTATAATGTTCCCATAGGAGTTTCGGTGTACCCTACCGAGAGCTGTTCCCGCAAATTTTATGATGCCGGAGTTGCCGAAGTCAAATACAATGTTGAAACCATGGACATAGAGATTTTCCAGAAGGTCTGTGGGGACCTTTCCCTTTACTACATTCTGGATCGGCTTAAAGAAGCTGTAGAAATTTTTGGAAAAAACAGGGTATTTAGCAACTTTATAATCGGACTTGGTGAGAGCGACACTGCTGTCCGGGAAGGAGTCGAGACCCTCGCAAAGATAGGAGTAATTCCCGTTCTGCGCCCGGTAAACCCCCATCCTCTCAGGGTTGGAGACTGTTTTACCGAACGTCCGTCTCCTGAGCGCCTTTTAAAGCTTGCGAAAATGGAAGCAGAAGTCCTGAAGAAGTATGGGCTTGATCCCGGGCTTGCAACGACAATGTGCCTGAAATGCACAGGCTGTGACCTTGTGCCCTTTGTAGACTTCTAA
- a CDS encoding deoxyuridine 5'-triphosphate nucleotidohydrolase: protein MTLLSSNELKKLIQANPPLLENAVDIETQIQPNGLELTLKEIKTIEGAGAVDFDNSERKVPDAKPLKFGSDGWIHLSEGIYKVLFNEIVNIPMNLAAIAKPRSSLIRCGATLETAVWDAGYRGRSESMLVVYNSAGFRLKKNARIMQLLFYTLDSEVEEGYSGVYQNENTK, encoded by the coding sequence ATGACGCTTTTATCCAGCAATGAACTGAAAAAACTTATACAGGCAAATCCCCCTTTGCTTGAAAATGCAGTTGATATCGAAACCCAGATCCAGCCAAATGGGCTTGAACTTACCCTGAAAGAGATAAAAACAATAGAAGGGGCAGGAGCTGTTGACTTTGACAACTCTGAAAGGAAAGTTCCCGACGCAAAACCCCTTAAATTCGGGAGCGATGGATGGATTCACCTTTCAGAGGGGATATATAAAGTACTCTTTAACGAGATCGTAAATATTCCCATGAACCTGGCTGCAATTGCAAAGCCAAGATCAAGTCTTATTCGCTGCGGAGCAACCCTGGAAACCGCCGTATGGGATGCAGGTTACAGGGGACGCAGTGAATCTATGCTTGTAGTTTACAATTCCGCGGGCTTCAGGCTGAAGAAAAACGCCAGGATCATGCAACTCCTTTTCTATACCCTTGACAGCGAAGTGGAAGAAGGTTATTCCGGAGTCTACCAGAACGAGAATACAAAATGA
- a CDS encoding indolepyruvate ferredoxin oxidoreductase subunit alpha, with protein MPAIVNADECSGCGTCVDECPSEAITLDEEKGVAVVDQDECVECGACEEACPNQAIKVQE; from the coding sequence ATGCCAGCAATAGTTAATGCAGATGAATGTTCAGGATGCGGAACCTGTGTCGATGAATGCCCCTCTGAGGCAATTACTCTCGACGAAGAAAAGGGAGTTGCAGTAGTCGACCAGGACGAATGTGTAGAGTGCGGTGCATGTGAAGAAGCATGCCCGAACCAGGCAATCAAAGTACAGGAATAA
- the pyrH gene encoding UMP kinase, protein MLIVLSLGGSILAKDLDSARFLKYAKVLQDISKKHTLLVITGGGEAARNYIGAARAMGADEVTCDYIGIEITRLNARLLIAALGPDGYPEIPANYLEASKAMNSGKIVVMGGVTPGQTTDAVAAILAEYLRADLLTIATSIDGVYSSDPNCDPSAIKYDIISPEKLISIVMAIEMKAGSKSPVDPVAAKIIERCKLDALVMDARDPALLGEILGGEAAKKSPISCGTWITVRK, encoded by the coding sequence ATGCTCATAGTACTCTCATTAGGCGGTTCAATTCTCGCAAAAGACCTTGATTCGGCTCGTTTTTTAAAATACGCAAAAGTCCTGCAGGACATCTCAAAAAAGCATACGCTGCTTGTGATAACTGGCGGTGGGGAAGCGGCACGAAACTACATAGGTGCTGCACGGGCTATGGGAGCAGATGAAGTAACCTGCGACTACATAGGCATTGAGATCACTCGCCTGAACGCAAGACTGCTTATTGCAGCCCTTGGGCCCGATGGATACCCTGAGATCCCTGCAAACTATCTTGAAGCCTCAAAGGCTATGAACTCAGGAAAAATCGTGGTAATGGGTGGGGTTACGCCCGGCCAGACCACTGACGCTGTGGCTGCAATCCTTGCAGAATATCTGCGGGCAGACCTGCTGACAATCGCAACCTCGATTGACGGAGTTTATTCCTCAGACCCCAACTGTGACCCGAGCGCAATAAAATATGACATAATCTCTCCTGAAAAACTCATAAGCATAGTCATGGCAATCGAGATGAAGGCAGGCTCCAAATCTCCTGTAGACCCTGTAGCTGCAAAGATTATCGAACGCTGCAAGCTCGATGCCCTTGTTATGGATGCCCGGGACCCTGCCCTGCTTGGAGAAATTCTGGGCGGAGAGGCAGCCAAAAAATCTCCGATATCCTGCGGGACCTGGATTACAGTAAGAAAATAA
- the larB gene encoding nickel pincer cofactor biosynthesis protein LarB gives MDLTNILKAIKEGTIDLETAEKQVCSLGFVSYSNIAKLDSHRKSRTGVIEAILADCKEPEDVVEIARVMAGESKRALITRVSTPHLEALMRAFGPDKLEWNSRARTVVIHDGTPAPSTGGVVGVISAGTADIPAAEEARVVASEMGCETVAVYDVGVAGIHRLIPELHKLKLRNPGAIVVAAGREGTLPTIVSGLVDVPVIGLPVSTGYGAGGGGKAALLSMLQSCSTLAVVNIDAGFVAGAYAARIANMIAAAAGTRGKTEPAEQDEEQGEESL, from the coding sequence ATGGATCTTACCAATATACTGAAGGCTATTAAAGAAGGAACAATCGACCTTGAAACTGCAGAAAAGCAGGTATGTAGTCTGGGTTTTGTTTCCTATTCTAACATTGCGAAACTTGACTCTCACAGGAAAAGCAGGACCGGAGTAATCGAAGCTATTCTTGCCGATTGCAAGGAACCTGAAGATGTAGTGGAGATTGCCAGGGTAATGGCAGGAGAAAGTAAAAGGGCTCTGATTACCCGGGTCTCTACCCCACATCTGGAAGCCTTAATGAGGGCTTTTGGTCCGGATAAACTCGAATGGAACAGTCGGGCACGTACGGTGGTTATCCACGACGGCACTCCTGCCCCAAGTACCGGAGGAGTCGTTGGGGTCATCTCGGCAGGTACGGCAGATATCCCTGCTGCAGAAGAAGCCAGGGTTGTTGCTTCTGAAATGGGCTGTGAAACCGTTGCCGTGTACGATGTCGGGGTTGCCGGCATCCACAGGCTGATCCCTGAACTCCATAAACTCAAACTCAGGAACCCCGGAGCAATCGTTGTTGCAGCCGGGAGAGAGGGGACGCTTCCAACCATAGTTTCCGGGCTTGTTGATGTGCCGGTAATAGGGCTTCCGGTATCTACCGGTTACGGGGCAGGAGGAGGAGGAAAAGCAGCCCTGTTGTCAATGCTTCAGTCCTGCTCAACCCTTGCAGTTGTAAATATCGATGCGGGATTCGTTGCAGGGGCTTATGCAGCCAGGATCGCCAATATGATTGCTGCTGCTGCCGGAACACGGGGAAAAACCGAACCGGCTGAACAGGATGAAGAACAGGGAGAAGAATCACTGTAG
- a CDS encoding CobW family GTP-binding protein has translation MKVVIIGGFLGSGKTTTILKISRRLSDAGKRTAIIVNEIGEIGLDGETLNSPGIRTEELTSGCICCTLRISMQYTLQTLEEEFRPDVVIIEPTGIAFPGQIREEIELMGLSELSFAPVVTIIDPGRFGTEAKEIPRFIENQVKEAEILCINKVDIAPAEIVLATEQMLTELNPEAKILKFSAKLGDEQFENLLLHLAVSGIGKPPQENKNSIELSEVSAHSVIYTLTSCNLNPEKGSLLIEESLQTIRDRVKEINPDFVGHVKLSLKLPDYMVKGSVTSSEEAPQVEFTSRKNEKLELRLLSAITKVPKDRLTGIVESTLEEKLRESNTFFEKKKQHHGTLTEINGLMKKN, from the coding sequence ATGAAAGTCGTGATTATAGGAGGTTTTCTCGGAAGCGGGAAAACAACCACAATTTTGAAAATCAGCAGGCGACTTAGCGATGCTGGGAAACGGACTGCGATTATCGTAAATGAAATCGGAGAAATAGGGCTTGACGGAGAGACGCTCAACAGCCCGGGAATTAGAACTGAAGAATTAACAAGCGGTTGCATCTGCTGCACGCTAAGAATCAGTATGCAATATACTCTTCAGACTCTTGAAGAAGAGTTCAGGCCCGATGTTGTGATTATCGAACCAACAGGAATTGCTTTTCCCGGGCAGATAAGGGAAGAAATCGAACTGATGGGACTCTCCGAACTGTCCTTTGCTCCGGTTGTGACTATAATAGACCCGGGGCGTTTCGGCACTGAGGCAAAAGAAATTCCAAGGTTTATCGAGAACCAGGTAAAGGAAGCTGAAATTCTCTGTATAAACAAGGTAGACATAGCACCTGCAGAAATAGTCCTGGCAACAGAACAGATGCTTACCGAACTGAACCCTGAAGCAAAAATCCTGAAATTTTCGGCAAAATTAGGAGATGAACAGTTTGAAAACCTGCTCCTCCATTTAGCAGTCTCCGGGATTGGAAAACCTCCTCAGGAAAATAAAAATTCCATTGAGCTCTCGGAAGTCTCGGCTCACTCGGTTATCTACACCCTCACATCCTGTAATCTGAACCCTGAAAAAGGCAGTCTCCTTATCGAAGAGAGCCTTCAAACCATAAGGGACAGAGTGAAGGAAATTAACCCTGATTTTGTAGGGCATGTTAAACTTTCCCTGAAACTCCCGGACTACATGGTCAAGGGCAGTGTGACTTCCTCAGAGGAGGCTCCACAGGTGGAATTTACTTCTCGTAAAAATGAAAAGCTTGAACTCAGGCTGCTTTCCGCAATTACAAAGGTTCCGAAAGACAGGCTTACAGGAATAGTAGAGAGCACACTTGAAGAGAAGCTGAGGGAATCAAACACCTTTTTTGAGAAAAAGAAACAGCATCATGGCACGCTTACAGAAATAAACGGGCTCATGAAAAAGAATTGA
- a CDS encoding 2-amino-3,7-dideoxy-D-threo-hept-6-ulosonate synthase has product MSTIGKSVRMERIFNRNTGNAIIIPMDHGVGAGPIKGLTNLQDAVNKVAEGGANAVLGHMGLAKHGHRGYGHDVGLIIHLSASTSLALDPNHKVLVTTVEEAMKVGADAVSVHVNIGAEDEFEMLQGLGYVAGKCDEWGIPLLAMMYPRGKKVQSEYDVDVVKHAARIGAELGADIVKTNYTGSPETFKEVVEGCPVPVIIAGGPKMGSEKELLEMIEGSLKSGGRGVAIGRNVFQAEDPTGLVRRIAKIVHEGMTAEEITSMGSKT; this is encoded by the coding sequence ATGAGTACAATAGGGAAATCCGTAAGGATGGAGCGTATTTTCAACAGAAATACAGGTAATGCCATTATAATTCCCATGGATCATGGAGTTGGTGCTGGTCCCATTAAAGGGCTTACAAACCTTCAGGATGCTGTAAATAAGGTTGCCGAAGGTGGAGCTAATGCCGTACTCGGGCACATGGGGCTTGCCAAACACGGACATAGAGGCTACGGGCACGATGTGGGCCTGATAATCCATCTTTCAGCTTCAACCTCCCTTGCTCTTGACCCGAACCATAAGGTTCTTGTAACGACTGTGGAAGAAGCCATGAAAGTCGGAGCTGACGCTGTATCTGTCCATGTAAACATAGGGGCTGAAGACGAATTTGAAATGTTGCAGGGGCTCGGGTATGTTGCAGGAAAATGTGATGAATGGGGAATCCCTCTCCTTGCGATGATGTATCCGCGAGGAAAAAAGGTCCAATCCGAATACGACGTGGATGTGGTAAAACATGCAGCCAGAATAGGTGCTGAGCTTGGGGCAGATATCGTTAAAACAAACTATACCGGAAGCCCTGAAACTTTCAAAGAGGTTGTCGAGGGATGCCCCGTACCTGTGATTATTGCAGGCGGTCCCAAGATGGGGTCGGAAAAGGAACTGCTGGAAATGATCGAAGGTTCCCTTAAATCAGGTGGTCGTGGTGTTGCAATAGGAAGAAACGTGTTCCAGGCAGAAGACCCCACAGGTCTTGTGCGGAGAATTGCAAAAATCGTCCACGAAGGTATGACTGCAGAAGAAATAACAAGCATGGGTAGCAAGACCTGA